In a single window of the Cydia amplana chromosome 4, ilCydAmpl1.1, whole genome shotgun sequence genome:
- the LOC134663256 gene encoding zinc finger protein 687b-like yields MASDTINDRLSIKNLLFTKALPNYVIPVPTAGYTTYPCIDCGDRFLFKSSFEYHINRQSVVITYMCRYCNQQKTFNNRCKLLSHIRSHAFKTATINVSDLKVDPLPSSYFDNLAAKHGIRLETNNQKGTMLQQIKAKTPSKFLCLECNLEITVKTHVNKDRAKHFMQYTNKVHACPVCLFALPTTCGLKAHLRLHSGNGPFICPECGVPLTKKMIQYPYTHDCEGFRMMRATARYKCPLPQCYLFHPNEYKSHMRNNHMKRVFKCPLCVVACFNEATIAKHLKSHATEAKALIFFQCEMCPGRLVLNNQMDNHLRGHITNSAFVYPCWACGQVFREVRSLLQHYSNNHGQTGKFTPQSATSPVSAPKSDKPGLVYRVVKRCDKCTRSFTYKCKYEQISILPNECPFKCSASASSKQVITEPEFTIPAETTIKCYLCKKDIPENWDDIKTHFAVDHKEHRCLDATLVIPKMNVKNFKRKQRREARKRFRETLKKIRNSKNKKNAGQPSSVQASFSSSNPLACKKCGHEAQDKPQLEEHLKSHRDFNMAYQCMECGQCFVVKPSFTTHLLVEHGISDVNQYILSKQCYNADALLKNNFTTDIVIVEEALRENQCRICRDQFDNPEDLEKHFRVHGMAFLMKNSSAKNNSP; encoded by the coding sequence ATTTCTCTTCAAATCAAGCTTTGAATACCATATCAATCGGCAATCTGTTGTGATTACCTATATGTGCAGATACTGCAATCAACAGAAAACATTTAACAACAGATGCAAACTCCTCTCTCACATCCGGTCACACGCCTTTAAAACTGCTACAATCAACGTCAGCGATTTGAAAGTAGATCCATTGCCATCAAGCTACTTTGATAATCTAGCAGCTAAACATGGCATACGCTTAGAAACTAACAATCAGAAAGGAACAATGCTTCAACAAATTAAAGCCAAAACGCCGAGTAAATTCTTGTGCCTGGAATGTAATCTGGAAATAACAGTGAAAACACATGTAAATAAAGACAGAGCAAAGCATTTTATGCAGTATACTAATAAAGTTCACGCCTGTCCAGTGTGTCTCTTTGCTCTACCAACAACTTGTGGGCTCAAAGCGCACTTGCGTCTCCATTCGGGGAACGGGCCCTTCATCTGTCCAGAATGTGGGGTCCCCTTAACAAAGAAGATGATACAATATCCATACACTCATGACTGCGAAGGATTTCGGATGATGCGAGCCACTGCTAGATACAAATGCCCTCTCCCACAATGTTACTTATTTCATCCAAATGAATACAAATCACACATGAGGAATAACCACATGAAGAGGGTGTTTAAATGCCCTTTGTGTGTTGTAGCGTGTTTCAATGAAGCCACTATAGCTAAACATTTGAAGAGCCATGCCACTGAAGCGAAAGCTTTAATCTTCTTTCAATGTGAGATGTGCCCTGGAAGATTAGTACTAAACAATCAAATGGATAATCATTTGAGGGGTCATATCACTAATTCTGCTTTTGTGTATCCCTGCTGGGCTTGCGGTCAAGTGTTTAGGGAAGTCCGCAGTTTATTGCAGCATTATTCTAACAACCACGGTCAAACTGGAAAGTTTACACCCCAGTCAGCCACATCACCTGTTTCTGCTCCAAAATCGGATAAACCTGGCTTGGTTTATCGTGTAGTAAAAAGGTGTGACAAGTGTACAAGAAGCTTCACCTACAAATGCAAATATGAACAAATATCTATTCTGCCGAACGAGTGCCCTTTCAAATGTTCAGCATCGGCCTCTAGTAAGCAAGTCATCACGGAACCAGAATTCACGATACCAGCAGAAACGACCATCAAATgttatttgtgtaaaaaagaTATACCTGAAAACTGGGATGATATTAAGACTCATTTTGCGGTTGATCATAAAGAGCATCGCTGTTTGGATGCGACACTAGTCATACCAAAAATGAACGTTAAGAATTTCAAAAGAAAGCAAAGAAGGGAAGCCAGAAAACGGTTCCGAgaaactttgaaaaaaataaggaacagcaaaaataaaaaaaacgctgGTCAGCCTTCCAGTGTTCAAGCTTCATTCTCTAGTAGTAATCCATTAGCTTGTAAAAAATGTGGTCACGAAGCCCAAGACAAACCACAACTGGAAGAGCACTTGAAAAGTCATAGAGATTTCAACATGGCGTACCAATGCATGGAATGCGGACAATGCTTCGTGGTTAAACCCTCTTTTACCACCCATTTGTTAGTAGAGCATGGTATATCCGACGTTAATCAATATATACTTTCAAAACAATGCTACAATGCTGACGCCCTGTTAAAGAATAATTTCACCACGGATATAGTTATAGTCGAGGAAGCACTGCGCGAAAACCAATGCCGAATTTGTCGGGATCAGTTCGACAATCCAGAAGACTTAGAAAAACATTTCAG